Proteins co-encoded in one Bacteroidia bacterium genomic window:
- a CDS encoding sterol desaturase family protein — translation MQGNEHLLIFEKTYPYLIGILLASLVLNALAHRKSNWKLNLSNSFTNLSQLFTEQLFKEVLLKSLLFSGYGLVYHYFHLFEFKNQWYHWLVAFLLIDFIGYCEHYAAHRVNLLWAIHEMHHQAEEMNMTVTPRNHWLDGFIKSKFNLPLALLGISPEMLLIISLVSAFYTLLIHTEVIRNFGPLNLILAAPDHHRVHHGKNPQYLDKNFGIVLIVWDRLFGTFQPENEKVVYGITATRNRSNLIYLNTARFMELWKESTNQKGLRNKVKWWFAPPQGAGVKVSTASTNQTRVISGHFYYTMFQFIHLIGWSSLFFQIDLNLAKSLNWLVGLSLFAGFCNQGFPRFLGWKWIEWLRLSASLALAWAIPYPYNWMLALPCFFSIIWMYQLEERK, via the coding sequence ATGCAAGGAAATGAACACCTGTTGATTTTTGAAAAAACCTATCCTTACCTGATAGGAATTTTACTTGCATCCCTGGTTCTGAATGCCTTGGCCCACCGAAAATCCAATTGGAAACTTAACCTAAGCAACTCCTTCACCAACCTAAGTCAATTATTTACCGAACAGCTTTTTAAAGAGGTTTTGCTCAAATCGCTGTTGTTTTCCGGATACGGATTGGTTTACCATTATTTCCATCTTTTCGAATTTAAAAATCAGTGGTACCATTGGTTGGTGGCATTTTTATTAATTGACTTTATTGGGTATTGTGAGCATTATGCAGCTCATCGAGTAAACCTACTTTGGGCCATCCATGAAATGCATCACCAAGCAGAAGAAATGAATATGACCGTAACCCCCAGAAATCACTGGTTGGATGGTTTCATTAAATCTAAGTTTAACCTACCGCTTGCCTTGCTTGGAATTTCTCCGGAAATGCTTTTAATAATTTCCCTGGTTTCTGCATTTTACACCCTGTTAATTCATACTGAAGTCATACGAAATTTCGGGCCATTGAATTTAATACTGGCAGCTCCCGACCACCACCGGGTGCACCATGGCAAAAACCCGCAATACCTCGACAAAAATTTTGGAATTGTCTTAATTGTTTGGGATCGGTTGTTTGGCACCTTTCAACCCGAGAACGAAAAGGTAGTTTATGGAATTACCGCCACGCGTAACCGGAGCAACTTAATTTACCTCAATACGGCACGTTTTATGGAACTTTGGAAAGAAAGTACCAACCAAAAAGGCTTAAGAAACAAGGTAAAGTGGTGGTTTGCACCTCCCCAAGGAGCAGGTGTAAAAGTATCAACCGCTTCTACAAATCAAACCCGGGTAATATCCGGCCATTTCTATTACACCATGTTTCAGTTCATTCACCTGATTGGGTGGAGTTCCCTATTTTTTCAAATCGATTTAAACTTGGCAAAATCACTTAACTGGCTCGTGGGTCTTAGTCTGTTTGCGGGATTTTGCAATCAAGGTTTTCCAAGATTTTTGGGTTGGAAATGGATAGAATGGTTGAGGCTTTCCGCTTCATTGGCATTAGCATGGGCAATTCCTTACCCATATAATTGGATGCTGGCCCTACCCTGTTTCTTTTCCATTATTTGGATGTATCAATTGGAAGAGCGGAAGTAA
- a CDS encoding esterase, with amino-acid sequence MQFGKLQIRKVILFFVLFAWIKIANSQPLLAEGQLERVLSFPSAYLDSQQFDVWLPPYFNPNDQHSLLFMLDGQMLFDSTETWNHQCWDVDETTGRLINEDSISPVIIVAIYSQWQTRRANYFPQLPYESLNQIEKDSVQAQFKRTNLAPNGFKPNSDNFLKFISQELYPYITSRYPVYKDPAHTFIAGSSMGGLISMYALCQYPEIFGGAACISTHWPGGHTMEFNPLPKAFFSYLQNHLPNPANHKIYFDCGDQTLDAYYPPFQRQVDEIVKQKGYTSANWLTRYCPGQAHDEKAWKSRLNGVLRFLMAKAN; translated from the coding sequence ATGCAGTTTGGAAAACTACAAATCAGGAAGGTAATTTTGTTTTTTGTTCTTTTCGCCTGGATAAAAATTGCCAATTCCCAACCGTTGTTAGCGGAAGGACAATTGGAGCGGGTTTTATCTTTTCCCTCGGCATACCTGGATTCACAACAATTCGATGTTTGGCTTCCTCCTTACTTTAATCCGAACGATCAACATAGTTTGCTTTTTATGTTGGATGGACAAATGCTTTTCGACTCTACTGAAACCTGGAACCATCAATGCTGGGATGTAGATGAAACTACCGGTCGTCTCATAAATGAGGATTCTATTTCACCGGTTATTATTGTTGCCATTTATAGTCAGTGGCAAACTCGCAGAGCCAACTACTTTCCCCAACTTCCTTATGAATCCCTCAACCAGATAGAAAAAGATTCGGTGCAAGCTCAATTTAAACGCACCAATTTGGCTCCAAATGGATTTAAGCCAAATTCAGATAACTTCTTAAAATTCATTTCTCAGGAATTGTATCCTTACATTACCTCCCGATATCCGGTTTACAAAGATCCGGCACATACTTTTATTGCAGGAAGTTCGATGGGGGGATTAATTTCCATGTATGCCCTTTGTCAATATCCGGAAATTTTCGGTGGTGCAGCTTGTATCTCTACGCATTGGCCCGGTGGACATACCATGGAGTTCAATCCTTTACCCAAGGCTTTCTTTTCATACCTTCAAAATCACCTTCCAAACCCGGCTAACCATAAAATTTATTTCGATTGCGGCGATCAAACACTAGACGCCTACTATCCGCCTTTCCAACGTCAGGTAGATGAAATTGTTAAACAAAAGGGTTATACTTCTGCCAATTGGTTAACACGGTATTGCCCCGGACAAGCGCACGACGAAAAAGCCTGGAAGTCTAGATTAAACGGAGTACTTCGCTTTTTAATGGCAAAAGCCAATTAA